A part of Ammospiza nelsoni isolate bAmmNel1 chromosome 9, bAmmNel1.pri, whole genome shotgun sequence genomic DNA contains:
- the PDZK1IP1 gene encoding PDZK1-interacting protein 1 yields MPTRCLLLLGLLLQLPAAFCQQARGSLQPWSQGVIAVVVFLVLVAIAFVVNRFWCKDKVESAENVVSVEDKPDAVTSNGHEGRYVSAAADFRSKENQHAYENTVEPEEKVITTAM; encoded by the exons ATGCCCACCcgctgcctgctgctcctggggctgctcctgcagctgccagccgCCTTCTGCCAGCAAG cccggggcagcctcCAGCCGTGGTCACAGGGCGTCATCGCAGTGGTTGTGTTCCTAGTCCTGGTGGCCATCGCTTTTGTGGTCAACAGGTTCTGGTGTAAGGACAAAGT ggaaagTGCTGAGAACGTGGTGAGTGTGGAGGACAAGCCAGATGCTGTCACGTCCAATGGCCATGAGGGGAGATACGTATCAGCTGCAGCTGACTTCAG GTCCAAAGAGAACCAGCATGCCTACGAGAACACTGTGGAGCCTGAGGAGAAGGTGATCACCACAGCCATGTAG
- the TAL1 gene encoding T-cell acute lymphocytic leukemia protein 1 isoform X3 produces the protein MKSKWTMDRPPAPPPPSDPRDARPARRHDSEAEPTSEPESSRGGMEAPADPQLLLNGAAKEAGRPSPGPPAAAVPVIELVRRGGSLDIKSREAAGEAMQRAPGAEPCRAAEAACEARMVQLSPPALPLQPPGRAMLYNLGQPLATINSGFFGEPDSFSMYGSNRVKRRPSPYEMEITDGPHTKVVRRIFTNSRERWRQQNVNGAFAELRKLIPTHPPDKKLSKNEILRLAMKYINFLAKLLNDQEEEGNQRGKVSKDSGIVQEDLLQDMLSPNSSCGSSLDGAASPDSFTEEHEALDSKHTRSLHHAILPVEGNAQR, from the exons ATGAAAAGCAAATG GACGATGGACaggccgcccgccccgccgccccccagTGACCCCCGCGatgcccgccccgcccggcggCACGACTCGGAAGCGGAGCCCACGAGCGAGCCCGAGAGCAGCCGCGGGGGCATGGAGGCGCCGGCGGacccccagctgctgctcaacGGGGCGGCCAAGGAGGCGGGCCGGCCCTCCCCCGggccccccgccgccgccgtgCCCGTCATCGAGCTGGTGCGCAGGGGGGGCTCCCTGGACATAAAAAGCCGTGAGGCGGCGGGCGAGGCGATGCAGAGAGCGCCGGGAGCCGAGCCGTGCCGCGCCGCCGAGGCCGCCTGCGAGGCCCGCATGGTGCAGCTGAGCCCCCCCGCGCTCCCGCTGCAGCCCCCCGGCAGGGCCATGCTCTACAACCTGGGCCAGCCGCTGGCCACCATCAACAG CGGGTTTTTCGGCGAACCCGACTCCTTCTCCATGTACGGCAGCAACCGGGTGAAGCGGAGACCCTCTCCGTACGAGATGGAGATCACCGACG GCCCTCACACGAAGGTGGTTCGTCGCATCTTCACCAACAGCCGggagaggtggaggcagcagaACGTCAACGGGGCCTTCGCGGAGCTGCGCAAGCTCATCCCCACCCACCCGCCCGACAAGAAGCTCAGCAAGAACGAGATCCTGCGCCTGGCCATGAAATACATCAACTTCCTGGCCAAGCTGCTCAACGAccaggaggaagaaggaaaccAAAGGGGCAAGGTGAGCAAAGACTCGGGGATAGTCCAGGAAGACCTCCTGCAGGACATGCTGTCCCCCaactccagctgtggcagctctcTGGACGGGGCGGCGAGCCCAGACAGCTTCACGGAAGAGCACGAGGCGCTGGACTCGAAGCACACGCGCAGCCTGCACCACGCCATCCTCCCCGTAGAAGGCAACGCGCAGCGGTGA
- the TAL1 gene encoding T-cell acute lymphocytic leukemia protein 1 isoform X4 encodes MKSKCGFFGEPDSFSMYGSNRVKRRPSPYEMEITDGPHTKVVRRIFTNSRERWRQQNVNGAFAELRKLIPTHPPDKKLSKNEILRLAMKYINFLAKLLNDQEEEGNQRGKVSKDSGIVQEDLLQDMLSPNSSCGSSLDGAASPDSFTEEHEALDSKHTRSLHHAILPVEGNAQR; translated from the exons ATGAAAAGCAAATG CGGGTTTTTCGGCGAACCCGACTCCTTCTCCATGTACGGCAGCAACCGGGTGAAGCGGAGACCCTCTCCGTACGAGATGGAGATCACCGACG GCCCTCACACGAAGGTGGTTCGTCGCATCTTCACCAACAGCCGggagaggtggaggcagcagaACGTCAACGGGGCCTTCGCGGAGCTGCGCAAGCTCATCCCCACCCACCCGCCCGACAAGAAGCTCAGCAAGAACGAGATCCTGCGCCTGGCCATGAAATACATCAACTTCCTGGCCAAGCTGCTCAACGAccaggaggaagaaggaaaccAAAGGGGCAAGGTGAGCAAAGACTCGGGGATAGTCCAGGAAGACCTCCTGCAGGACATGCTGTCCCCCaactccagctgtggcagctctcTGGACGGGGCGGCGAGCCCAGACAGCTTCACGGAAGAGCACGAGGCGCTGGACTCGAAGCACACGCGCAGCCTGCACCACGCCATCCTCCCCGTAGAAGGCAACGCGCAGCGGTGA
- the TAL1 gene encoding T-cell acute lymphocytic leukemia protein 1 isoform X1, protein MKSKWTMDRPPAPPPPSDPRDARPARRHDSEAEPTSEPESSRGGMEAPADPQLLLNGAAKEAGRPSPGPPAAAVPVIELVRRGGSLDIKSREAAGEAMQRAPGAEPCRAAEAACEARMVQLSPPALPLQPPGRAMLYNLGQPLATINRSVCPPLSHPHPGAVSRGVPRGVGAAGGAGGRCGGRSSSILSSARGSSLKSSHRSLHANFAKRERGKAGGNQKKKKKKKKRKIRSSKENNLRGKVLGRGEGSGNKRTRTGLALPSSPGSLCSPTSPADERRDSKALTGAEPSRGCADGPHLASRGKLRSGDRACPKSREWGDSAQIRNLGLPTPLTSPCPRRAGVSRCVSPAGRVCCHRTTPGSAS, encoded by the exons ATGAAAAGCAAATG GACGATGGACaggccgcccgccccgccgccccccagTGACCCCCGCGatgcccgccccgcccggcggCACGACTCGGAAGCGGAGCCCACGAGCGAGCCCGAGAGCAGCCGCGGGGGCATGGAGGCGCCGGCGGacccccagctgctgctcaacGGGGCGGCCAAGGAGGCGGGCCGGCCCTCCCCCGggccccccgccgccgccgtgCCCGTCATCGAGCTGGTGCGCAGGGGGGGCTCCCTGGACATAAAAAGCCGTGAGGCGGCGGGCGAGGCGATGCAGAGAGCGCCGGGAGCCGAGCCGTGCCGCGCCGCCGAGGCCGCCTGCGAGGCCCGCATGGTGCAGCTGAGCCCCCCCGCGCTCCCGCTGCAGCCCCCCGGCAGGGCCATGCTCTACAACCTGGGCCAGCCGCTGGCCACCATCAACAGGTCCGTGTGTCCCCCTCTGTCCCATCCCCACCCCGGAGCGGTGTCCCGGGGTGTCCCGCGCGGTGTTGGAGCGGCGGGAGGCGCGGGGGGGAGATGCGggggcagaagcagcagcatccttTCGTCTGCGCGGGGCTCGTCGCTAAAATCATCGCATCGCAGTTTGCACGCCAACTTTgcaaagagagaaaggggaaaggcGGGGggaaatcaaaaaaaaaaaaaaaaaaaaaagaaacgaAAAATTCGTTCCTcgaaggaaaataatttgagGGGTAAAGTCCTGGGTAGAGGGGAGGGGTCCGGCAATAAGCGGACGAGAACCGGTTTAGCTCTGCCAAGCTCCCCGGGCTCTCTCTGTTCTCCGACGAGTCCCGCAGATGAGCGAAGGGACAGCAAGGCTCTGACAGGGGCTGAGCCATCCCGGGGGTGTGCGGACGGACCCCACCTCGCCTCCCGGGGAAAGCTGCGGTCGGGGGACCGAGCGTGCCCCAAGTCCCGGGAATGGGGGGATTCTGCCCAAATCCGCAATCTTGGACTCCCCACGCCGCTCACATCCCCCTGCCCGCGCAGGGCTGGCGTCTCTCGCTGCGTGTCCCCGGCTGGCCGCGTGTGCTGCCACCGCACGACCCCGGGCTCGGCTTCGTGA
- the TAL1 gene encoding T-cell acute lymphocytic leukemia protein 1 isoform X2, which yields MTMDRPPAPPPPSDPRDARPARRHDSEAEPTSEPESSRGGMEAPADPQLLLNGAAKEAGRPSPGPPAAAVPVIELVRRGGSLDIKSREAAGEAMQRAPGAEPCRAAEAACEARMVQLSPPALPLQPPGRAMLYNLGQPLATINRSVCPPLSHPHPGAVSRGVPRGVGAAGGAGGRCGGRSSSILSSARGSSLKSSHRSLHANFAKRERGKAGGNQKKKKKKKKRKIRSSKENNLRGKVLGRGEGSGNKRTRTGLALPSSPGSLCSPTSPADERRDSKALTGAEPSRGCADGPHLASRGKLRSGDRACPKSREWGDSAQIRNLGLPTPLTSPCPRRAGVSRCVSPAGRVCCHRTTPGSAS from the exons AT GACGATGGACaggccgcccgccccgccgccccccagTGACCCCCGCGatgcccgccccgcccggcggCACGACTCGGAAGCGGAGCCCACGAGCGAGCCCGAGAGCAGCCGCGGGGGCATGGAGGCGCCGGCGGacccccagctgctgctcaacGGGGCGGCCAAGGAGGCGGGCCGGCCCTCCCCCGggccccccgccgccgccgtgCCCGTCATCGAGCTGGTGCGCAGGGGGGGCTCCCTGGACATAAAAAGCCGTGAGGCGGCGGGCGAGGCGATGCAGAGAGCGCCGGGAGCCGAGCCGTGCCGCGCCGCCGAGGCCGCCTGCGAGGCCCGCATGGTGCAGCTGAGCCCCCCCGCGCTCCCGCTGCAGCCCCCCGGCAGGGCCATGCTCTACAACCTGGGCCAGCCGCTGGCCACCATCAACAGGTCCGTGTGTCCCCCTCTGTCCCATCCCCACCCCGGAGCGGTGTCCCGGGGTGTCCCGCGCGGTGTTGGAGCGGCGGGAGGCGCGGGGGGGAGATGCGggggcagaagcagcagcatccttTCGTCTGCGCGGGGCTCGTCGCTAAAATCATCGCATCGCAGTTTGCACGCCAACTTTgcaaagagagaaaggggaaaggcGGGGggaaatcaaaaaaaaaaaaaaaaaaaaaagaaacgaAAAATTCGTTCCTcgaaggaaaataatttgagGGGTAAAGTCCTGGGTAGAGGGGAGGGGTCCGGCAATAAGCGGACGAGAACCGGTTTAGCTCTGCCAAGCTCCCCGGGCTCTCTCTGTTCTCCGACGAGTCCCGCAGATGAGCGAAGGGACAGCAAGGCTCTGACAGGGGCTGAGCCATCCCGGGGGTGTGCGGACGGACCCCACCTCGCCTCCCGGGGAAAGCTGCGGTCGGGGGACCGAGCGTGCCCCAAGTCCCGGGAATGGGGGGATTCTGCCCAAATCCGCAATCTTGGACTCCCCACGCCGCTCACATCCCCCTGCCCGCGCAGGGCTGGCGTCTCTCGCTGCGTGTCCCCGGCTGGCCGCGTGTGCTGCCACCGCACGACCCCGGGCTCGGCTTCGTGA